In a single window of the Gossypium hirsutum isolate 1008001.06 chromosome D02, Gossypium_hirsutum_v2.1, whole genome shotgun sequence genome:
- the LOC107934436 gene encoding UDP-glycosyltransferase 75C1 yields the protein MSQPHFLLVTFPAQGHINPTLQFAKHLIRIGVRVTFITCISARRRMTKVPTAQGLTFLPFSDGYDDGFQPGDDIEHYLSELRRRGKEAISEFITSSEYEGKPVTCIVYTLFIHWASEVARKHHIPAALLWIQPATVFDIYYFYFNGYESTIKVPVDETNPKRSIKLPGLPLLATRDLPSFVTASNVYRWALSLFQEQMDILADESNPKILVNTFDALEQEALNAIENFNMVGIGPLIPSSFLNSNDSLDNSLRTDLFQSDSKDYIQWLDSKPKSAVVYVSFGSIAVLTKQQVEEIARALISSRRPFLWVVRNWKDGVEEEKEEDKLTWREELERFGMVVPWCSQVEVLSHPSLGCFVTHCGWNSTLESMVAGVPVVAFPQWTDQGTNAKLIEDVWGNGVRVSANEEGMVERDEIVRCLDLVMGDDEKGMEVKKNVEKWEGLAREASMEGGSMDMNLKAFVDDVAQGCWK from the coding sequence ATGTCACAGCCTCATTTCCTCCTAGTGACCTTCCCTGCACAAGGCCACATAAACCCAACCTTACAATTTGCCAAGCATCTTATACGTATTGGCGTACGTGTAACTTTCATCACCTGCATCTCCGCTCGCCGCCGCATGACCAAAGTCCCCACTGCTCAAGGCCTAACGTTTTTACCCTTTTCCGATGGCTACGACGACGGTTTTCAACCCGGCGATGACATAGAACATTACCTATCTGAATTGAGGCGACGAGGCAAAGAAGCCATCTCCGAGTTTATAACAAGCAGTGAATACGAAGGCAAACCCGTCACTTGCATTGTCTACACCCTGTTCATCCATTGGGCCTCGGAGGTGGCGCGTAAACATCACATCCCGGCAGCTTTACTTTGGATTCAACCCGCCACCGTTTTCGACATCTATTATTTTTACTTCAACGGGTACGAATCCACCATTAAAGTTCCAGTTGATGAAACAAACCCAAAGCGTTCAATAAAATTACCAGGTCTGCCGCTACTCGCCACCCGCGACCTTCCGTCGTTCGTCACCGCTTCAAACGTTTACCGTTGGGCACTGTCGTTGTTCCAAGAACAAATGGATATCCTCGCTGATGAATCCAACCCCAAAATCCTTGTTAACACCTTCGATGCTTTGGAACAAGAAGCATTAAATGCCAttgaaaatttcaacatggtcggCATCGGACCTTTAATCCCATCTTCTTTCTTGAACTCAAATGACTCCTTGGATAATTCCTTGAGAACCGATCTTTTTCAATCCGATTCAAAAGATTACATCCAATGGTTAGACTCCAAACCAAAATCGGCGGTCGTTTACGTTTCCTTCGGGAGCATTGCGGTGTTAACCAAGCAACAAGTGGAGGAAATCGCTCGAGCTTTAATATCCAGCCGGCGACCGTTTTTATGGGTGGTGAGGAACTGGAAAGATGGAGTcgaagaagagaaagaagaagataaaCTGACTTGGAGGGAAGAATTGGAACGGTTTGGGATGGTGGTTCCATGGTGTTCGCAAGTGGAAGTATTGTCTCATCCGTCGTTGGGTTGTTTCGTGACGCATTGTGGGTGGAACTCGACGTTGGAGAGCATGGTGGCCGGTGTACCGGTGGTGGCTTTCCCTCAATGGACGGATCAAGGGACTAATGCGAAGCTGATTGAAGATGTGTGGGGGAATGGGGTGAGAGTGAGTGCTAATGAAGAAGGGATGGTGGAACGTGATGAGATCGTTAGGTGCTTGGATTTGGTGATGGGGGATGATGAGAAAGGGATGGAAGTGAAGAAAAATGTAGAGAAATGGGAAGGGTTAGCCAGGGAAGCCTCCATGGAAGGCGGCTCCATGGATATGAACCTTAAAGCTTTCGTGGATGATGTTGCTCAAGGTTGTTGGaagtaa
- the LOC107942101 gene encoding UDP-glycosyltransferase 75C1 isoform X2 produces MSQPYFLLVTFPAQGHINPTLQFAKHLIRIGVRVTFITCISARRRMSKVPTAQGLTFLPFSDGYDDGFQPGDDIDHYLSEFRRRGKEAISEFITSSENEGKPVTCIVYTLFIHWASEVARKHHIPTALLWIQPATVFDIYYFYFNGYETTFKAQADETNPQRSIKLPGLPLLATRDLPLTALNVYRWALSLIQEKMDVLADESNPKILVNTFDALEHEALNAIENFNMVGIGPLIPFSFLNSNDSLDNSLRTDLFQSDSKDYLQWLDSKPKSAVVYVSFGSIAVLTKQQVEEIARALISSRRPFLWVVRNRKDGGYEEKEEDKLTCREELEQFGMVVPWCSQVEVLFHPSLGCFVTHCGWNSTLESMVAGVPVVAFPQWSDQGTTAKLIEDVWGNGVRVSANEEGIVERDEIVRCLDLVMMDDEKGMEVKKNVEKWKGVSGEAAMEGGSLDINLKVFVDNVAQGC; encoded by the exons ATGTCACAGCCTTATTTCCTCCTAGTGACCTTCCCTGCACAAGGCCACATAAACCCAACCTTACAATTTGCCAAGCATCTTATACGTATTGGCGTACGTGTAACTTTCATCACCTGCATCTCCGCTCGCCGCCGAATGAGCAAAGTCCCCACTGCTCAAGGCCTAACGTTTTTACCCTTTTCCGATGGCTACGACGACGGTTTTCAACCCGGCGATGACATAGACCATTACCTATCTGAATTCAGGCGACGAGGCAAAGAAGCCATCTCCGAGTTTATAACAAGCAGTGAAAACGAAGGCAAACCCGTCACTTGCATTGTCTACACCCTGTTCATCCATTGGGCCTCGGAGGTGGCGCGTAAACATCACATCCCGACAGCTTTACTTTGGATTCAACCCGCCACCGTTTTCGACATCTATTATTTTTACTTCAACGGATACGAAACTACCTTTAAAGCTCAAGCTGATGAAACAAACCCCCAGCGTTCAATAAAATTACCAGGTCTGCCGCTACTCGCCACCCGCGACCTCCCGTTAACCGCTTTAAACGTTTACCGTTGGGCACTGTCGTTAATCCAAGAAAAAATGGACGTCCTCGCTGATGAATCCAACCCCAAAATCCTTGTTAACACATTCGATGCTTTGGAACACGAAGCATTAAACGCCAttgaaaatttcaacatggtcggCATCGGACCTTTAATCCCATTTTCTTTCTTGAACTCAAATGACTCCTTGGATAATTCCTTGAGAACCGATCTTTTTCAATCCGATTCAAAAGATTACCTCCAATGGTTAGACTCGAAACCAAAATCGGCCGTCGTTTACGTTTCCTTCGGGAGCATTGCGGTGTTAACAAAGCAACAAGTGGAGGAAATCGCTCGAGCTTTAATATCCAGCCGGCGACCGTTTTTATGGGTGGTGAGGAACCGGAAAGATGGAGGCTACgaagagaaagaagaagataaaCTGACTTGCAGGGAAGAATTGGAACAGTTTGGGATGGTGGTTCCATGGTGTTCGCAAGTGGAAGTACTGTTTCATCCATCCTTGGGTTGCTTCGTGACGCATTGTGGGTGGAACTCGACGTTGGAGAGCATGGTGGCCGGTGTACCAGTGGTGGCTTTCCCTCAATGGTCGGATCAAGGGACTACTGCGAAGCTGATTGAAGATGTGTGGGGGAATGGGGTAAGAGTGAGTGCTAATGAAGAAGGGATCGTGGAACGGGATGAGATCGTTAGGTGCTTGGATTTGGTGATGATGGATGATGAGAAAGGAATGGAAGTGAAGAAAAATGTAGAGAAATGGAAAGG GGTTAGCGGAGAGGCCGCCATGGAAGGTGGTTCCTTGGATATCAACCTTAAAGTTTTTGTGGATAATGTTGCTCAAGGTTGTTGA
- the LOC107942101 gene encoding UDP-glycosyltransferase 75C1 isoform X1 produces MNFFPHKIQKKLGIFKFVGPNVTLFQCFSSFIKTLRFPFFTPNPTFVKKDQVNYLRATVTTMSQPYFLLVTFPAQGHINPTLQFAKHLIRIGVRVTFITCISARRRMSKVPTAQGLTFLPFSDGYDDGFQPGDDIDHYLSEFRRRGKEAISEFITSSENEGKPVTCIVYTLFIHWASEVARKHHIPTALLWIQPATVFDIYYFYFNGYETTFKAQADETNPQRSIKLPGLPLLATRDLPLTALNVYRWALSLIQEKMDVLADESNPKILVNTFDALEHEALNAIENFNMVGIGPLIPFSFLNSNDSLDNSLRTDLFQSDSKDYLQWLDSKPKSAVVYVSFGSIAVLTKQQVEEIARALISSRRPFLWVVRNRKDGGYEEKEEDKLTCREELEQFGMVVPWCSQVEVLFHPSLGCFVTHCGWNSTLESMVAGVPVVAFPQWSDQGTTAKLIEDVWGNGVRVSANEEGIVERDEIVRCLDLVMMDDEKGMEVKKNVEKWKGLVTGAAIHGYEP; encoded by the coding sequence ATGAATTTTTTCCCACACAAAATCCAAAAGAAATTAGGAATCTTCAAATTCGTCGGCCCAAACGTCACCCTTTTTCAGTGCTTCTCATCATTTATAAAAACACTTCGATTTCCTTTCTTTACTCCAAATCCGACGTTCGTAAAAAAAGACCAGGTGAACTACCTACGCGCCACCGTCACCACCATGTCACAGCCTTATTTCCTCCTAGTGACCTTCCCTGCACAAGGCCACATAAACCCAACCTTACAATTTGCCAAGCATCTTATACGTATTGGCGTACGTGTAACTTTCATCACCTGCATCTCCGCTCGCCGCCGAATGAGCAAAGTCCCCACTGCTCAAGGCCTAACGTTTTTACCCTTTTCCGATGGCTACGACGACGGTTTTCAACCCGGCGATGACATAGACCATTACCTATCTGAATTCAGGCGACGAGGCAAAGAAGCCATCTCCGAGTTTATAACAAGCAGTGAAAACGAAGGCAAACCCGTCACTTGCATTGTCTACACCCTGTTCATCCATTGGGCCTCGGAGGTGGCGCGTAAACATCACATCCCGACAGCTTTACTTTGGATTCAACCCGCCACCGTTTTCGACATCTATTATTTTTACTTCAACGGATACGAAACTACCTTTAAAGCTCAAGCTGATGAAACAAACCCCCAGCGTTCAATAAAATTACCAGGTCTGCCGCTACTCGCCACCCGCGACCTCCCGTTAACCGCTTTAAACGTTTACCGTTGGGCACTGTCGTTAATCCAAGAAAAAATGGACGTCCTCGCTGATGAATCCAACCCCAAAATCCTTGTTAACACATTCGATGCTTTGGAACACGAAGCATTAAACGCCAttgaaaatttcaacatggtcggCATCGGACCTTTAATCCCATTTTCTTTCTTGAACTCAAATGACTCCTTGGATAATTCCTTGAGAACCGATCTTTTTCAATCCGATTCAAAAGATTACCTCCAATGGTTAGACTCGAAACCAAAATCGGCCGTCGTTTACGTTTCCTTCGGGAGCATTGCGGTGTTAACAAAGCAACAAGTGGAGGAAATCGCTCGAGCTTTAATATCCAGCCGGCGACCGTTTTTATGGGTGGTGAGGAACCGGAAAGATGGAGGCTACgaagagaaagaagaagataaaCTGACTTGCAGGGAAGAATTGGAACAGTTTGGGATGGTGGTTCCATGGTGTTCGCAAGTGGAAGTACTGTTTCATCCATCCTTGGGTTGCTTCGTGACGCATTGTGGGTGGAACTCGACGTTGGAGAGCATGGTGGCCGGTGTACCAGTGGTGGCTTTCCCTCAATGGTCGGATCAAGGGACTACTGCGAAGCTGATTGAAGATGTGTGGGGGAATGGGGTAAGAGTGAGTGCTAATGAAGAAGGGATCGTGGAACGGGATGAGATCGTTAGGTGCTTGGATTTGGTGATGATGGATGATGAGAAAGGAATGGAAGTGAAGAAAAATGTAGAGAAATGGAAAGGGTTAGTCACTGGAGCCGCCATCCATGGATATGAACCTTAA
- the LOC107934429 gene encoding UDP-glycosyltransferase 75C1: MVFHKIQKDLGIFKFVSPNVTLFQCFSSFLKTLRFPFLVTPNPTFVKKDQVNYLRAAVTTMSQPHFLLVTFPAQGHINPTLQFAKHLIRIGVRVTFVTCISACRRMTKVPTAQGLTFLPFSDGYDDGFQPGDDIEHYLSELRRRGKEAISEFITSSENDGKSVTCIVYTLFIHWASEVARKHHIPTALLWIQPATVFDIYYFYFNGYESTIKAPVDETNPKRSIKLPGLPLLATRDLPSFVTASNVYRWALSLFQEQMDVLADESNPKILVNTFDALEHEALNAIENFNMVGIGPLIPSSFLNSNDSLDNSLRTDLFQSDSKDYIQWLDSKPKSAVVYVSFGSIAVLTKQQVEEIARALISSRRPFLWVVRNWKDGVEEEKEEDKLTCREELEQFGMVVPWCSQVEVLFHPSLGCFVTHCGWNSTLESMAAGVPVVAFPQWTDQRTNAKLIEDVWGNGVRVSANEEGMVERDEIVRCLDLVMGDDKKGMEVKKNVEKWKRLAREAAMEGSSLDMKLKAFVDDIAEGYLLIDE; encoded by the exons ATGGTTTTCCACAAAATCCAAAAGGACTTGGGAATCTTCaaattcgtcagcccaaacgtcACCCTTTTTCAGTGCTTCTCATCATTTTTAAAAACACTTCGATTTCCTTTCTTAGTTACTCCAAATCCGACGTTCGTAAAAAAAGACCAGGTGAACTACCTACGAGCCGCCGTCACCACCATGTCACAGCCTCATTTCCTCCTAGTGACCTTCCCTGCACAAGGCCACATAAACCCAACCTTACAATTTGCCAAGCATCTTATACGTATTGGCGTACGTGTAACTTTCGTCACCTGCATCTCGGCTTGCCGCCGCATGACCAAAGTCCCCACTGCTCAGGGCCTAACGTTTTTACCCTTTTCCGATGGCTACGACGACGGTTTTCAACCCGGCGATGACATAGAACATTACCTATCTGAATTGAGACGACGAGGCAAAGAAGCCATCTCCGAGTTTATAACAAGCAGTGAAAACGACGGCAAATCCGTCACTTGCATTGTCTACACCCTGTTCATCCATTGGGCCTCGGAGGTGGCGCGTAAACATCACATCCCGACAGCTTTACTTTGGATTCAACCCGCCACCGTTTTCGACATCTATTATTTTTACTTCAACGGATACGAATCCACCATTAAAGCTCCTGTTGATGAAACAAACCCCAAGCGTTCAATAAAATTACCAGGCCTGCCGCTACTCGCCACTCGCGACCTTCCGTCGTTCGTCACCGCTTCAAACGTTTACCGTTGGGCACTGTCGTTGTTCCAAGAACAAATGGATGTCCTCGCTGATGAATCCAACCCCAAAATCCTTGTTAACACATTCGATGCTTTGGAACACGAAGCATTAAACGCCAttgaaaatttcaacatggtAGGCATCGGACCTTTAATCCCATCTTCTTTCTTGAACTCAAATGACTCCTTGGATAATTCCTTGAGAACCGATCTTTTTCAATCCGATTCAAAAGATTACATCCAATGGTTAGACTCCAAACCAAAATCGGCCGTCGTTTACGTTTCCTTCGGGAGCATTGCGGTGTTAACCAAGCAACAAGTGGAGGAAATCGCTCGAGCTTTAATATCCAGCCGGCGACCGTTTTTATGGGTGGTGAGGAACTGGAAAGATGGAGTcgaagaagagaaagaagaagataaaCTGACTTGCAGGGAAGAATTGGAACAGTTTGGGATGGTGGTTCCATGGTGTTCGCAAGTGGAAGTATTGTTTCATCCATCGTTGGGTTGCTTCGTGACGCATTGTGGGTGGAACTCGACGTTGGAGAGCATGGCGGCCGGTGTACCGGTGGTGGCTTTCCCTCAATGGACGGATCAAAGGACTAATGCGAAGCTGATTGAAGATGTGTGGGGGAATGGGGTGAGAGTGAGTGCTAATGAAGAAGGGATGGTGGAACGTGATGAGATCGTTAGGTGCTTGGATTTGGTGATGGGGGATGATAAGAAAGGGATGGAAGTGAAGAAAAATGTAGAGAAATggaaacggttagccagagaagCCGCCATGGAAGGCAGCTCCTTGGATATGAAGCTTAAAGCTTTTGTGGATGATATTGCTGAAGGATATC TACTCATCGACGAGTAG